Proteins encoded by one window of Manduca sexta isolate Smith_Timp_Sample1 chromosome 12, JHU_Msex_v1.0, whole genome shotgun sequence:
- the LOC119189101 gene encoding oxidoreductase-like domain-containing protein 1, with amino-acid sequence MFKTRYTFNAIKRLNSSQIKQCTTTIQCQNTEDEKEKELERIAKDASIDNPPTACCQSGCSNCVFIVWAEALANKMQNANPEISEKILKMVDDPSMKAYLEMELRLRD; translated from the exons ATGTTT AAGACAAGGTACACATTCAATGCCATAAAAAGGCTGAATAGTtctcaaataaaacaatgtactaCTACCATACAATGTCAAAACACAGAAGacgaaaaagaaaaagaattgGAGAGGATAGCCAAAGAT gcCTCCATAGACAACCCACCAACAGCATGCTGCCAATCGGGTTGTTCCAATTGCGTGTTTATAGTGTGGGCAGAAGCTCTAGCGAATAAAATGCAAAATGCTAATCCAGAgataagtgaaaaaatattgaaaatggttGACGATCCATCTATGAAAGCATATTTAGAGATGGAACTAAGATTGCGGGACTGA